In Streptomyces dangxiongensis, one DNA window encodes the following:
- a CDS encoding DUF4331 domain-containing protein, giving the protein MTPLISRSGTGRKGLVSLICGALAAGGLAAAGVATLEPGAASASSHREAPLISGTPQYDNTDLYAFVSPDKPDTTTIVANWIPFEEPAGGPNFYTFADDAQYDLHIDNNADAQGDAVFRYTFKTHTKNGDTFLYNTGPVSNLADPDLNITQTYDLDLIRLKNGHEASRTKLADDVPVAPSDVGKASMPDYGKLRSQAVYKTAGGATTFAGQADDPFFADLRVFDLLYGGNLSEVGRDTLKGYNVNTIALQVPNDLIRESAHQPVVGIWSTTQRRNAQGYYSQVSRLGNPLVNEVVNPQKDKDKFNASQPAYDGQFLKNVTNPELPKLIESIYKIKAPAEPRNDLVDVFLKGVKGLNQPPNVRASEELRLNTSVPPSMHPKRLGVLDGDNAGFPNGRRLGDDVIDAALQVVEGELVGSKNDLGDAVDKNDKKFEKYFPYVAEPTAGSRGRLAKGTTAGTDVRSQLGDALQPAGSSAGGSGDTTLIAASAASGAAGILLLGTAFAWWRRRMQRAY; this is encoded by the coding sequence ATGACACCTCTCATCTCCAGGAGCGGCACAGGACGCAAGGGCCTGGTCTCGCTCATCTGTGGCGCGCTGGCCGCCGGAGGGCTCGCAGCCGCCGGCGTCGCCACGCTGGAACCCGGGGCGGCCTCCGCCTCCTCCCACCGGGAAGCGCCACTGATCTCGGGGACCCCGCAGTACGACAACACCGACCTGTACGCGTTCGTCAGCCCGGACAAGCCCGACACGACGACGATCGTGGCGAACTGGATCCCGTTCGAGGAACCGGCGGGCGGACCGAACTTCTACACGTTCGCGGACGACGCGCAGTACGACCTGCACATCGACAACAACGCTGACGCGCAGGGCGATGCGGTCTTCCGCTACACCTTCAAGACGCACACGAAGAACGGGGACACGTTCCTCTACAACACGGGCCCGGTCAGCAACCTGGCCGACCCCGACCTCAACATCACCCAGACCTACGACCTCGACCTCATCCGCCTGAAGAACGGGCACGAGGCATCGAGGACGAAGCTCGCGGACGACGTGCCGGTGGCGCCGTCCGACGTCGGCAAGGCGTCCATGCCGGACTACGGCAAACTGCGCTCGCAGGCCGTCTACAAGACGGCGGGCGGCGCCACCACCTTCGCCGGGCAGGCGGACGACCCGTTCTTCGCCGACCTGCGCGTCTTCGACCTGCTGTACGGAGGCAACCTCAGCGAGGTCGGCCGGGACACCCTCAAGGGCTACAACGTCAACACCATCGCCCTCCAGGTGCCGAACGACCTGATCCGCGAGTCGGCCCACCAGCCGGTCGTCGGCATCTGGTCGACCACCCAGCGCCGTAACGCCCAGGGCTACTACAGCCAGGTCTCACGCCTGGGCAACCCGCTGGTGAACGAGGTCGTCAACCCGCAGAAGGACAAGGACAAGTTCAACGCGTCGCAGCCCGCGTACGACGGCCAGTTCCTGAAGAACGTCACCAACCCCGAACTGCCGAAGCTCATCGAGTCCATCTACAAGATCAAGGCGCCCGCCGAGCCGCGCAACGACCTCGTCGACGTCTTCCTCAAGGGCGTCAAGGGCCTGAACCAGCCCCCGAACGTGCGGGCTTCGGAGGAACTGCGGCTGAACACCTCGGTCCCGCCGAGCATGCACCCCAAGCGGCTGGGCGTGCTGGACGGTGACAACGCGGGCTTCCCGAACGGGCGCCGGCTCGGCGACGACGTGATCGACGCCGCGCTCCAGGTCGTCGAGGGCGAACTGGTCGGCTCCAAGAACGACCTGGGTGACGCGGTCGACAAGAACGACAAGAAGTTCGAGAAGTACTTCCCGTACGTCGCCGAGCCCACGGCCGGTTCACGCGGCCGGCTCGCCAAGGGCACGACCGCGGGGACGGACGTGCGCAGCCAGCTCGGGGACGCGCTCCAGCCGGCCGGCTCCTCCGCCGGCGGCTCCGGCGACACGACGCTGATCGCGGCCTCGGCGGCCTCCGGCGCGGCCGGGATCCTGCTGCTCGGCACGGCGTTCGCGTGGTGGCGCCGGCGTATGCAGCGCGCGTACTGA
- a CDS encoding sigma-70 family RNA polymerase sigma factor — protein sequence MRGVRGRAGCGHGEGTRAQADDLLVLVARGDQRAFEDLYGLVSGPVFGLVRRVVRDPAQSEEVAQEVLLELWRSAARFDPRRGSALSWVLTLAHRRAVDRVRSARAAGEREQREALRAGEPAFDQVAEEVEAGLEREWVRRCLNRLTALQRQSVTLAYYDGYTYREVAERLSLPLGTVKTRMRDGLTRLRQCLGGAV from the coding sequence ATGCGCGGGGTGCGAGGAAGGGCCGGCTGCGGGCACGGGGAGGGGACCCGCGCACAGGCGGACGACCTGCTGGTGCTCGTCGCGCGCGGCGACCAGCGGGCGTTCGAGGACCTGTACGGACTGGTCTCCGGGCCCGTGTTCGGACTCGTCCGGCGGGTGGTGCGCGACCCCGCCCAGTCCGAGGAGGTCGCCCAGGAGGTGCTGCTCGAACTGTGGCGCTCCGCCGCCCGGTTCGACCCCCGCCGGGGCAGCGCCCTCTCCTGGGTCCTCACCCTCGCCCACCGCCGGGCCGTCGACCGGGTGCGCAGCGCCCGCGCGGCCGGGGAACGCGAGCAGCGCGAGGCCCTGCGCGCCGGGGAACCCGCGTTCGACCAGGTCGCCGAGGAGGTCGAGGCCGGCCTGGAACGCGAGTGGGTGCGCCGCTGCCTGAACCGGCTCACCGCCCTCCAGCGCCAGTCCGTCACCCTGGCCTACTACGACGGCTACACCTACCGTGAGGTCGCCGAGCGGCTCTCGCTGCCGCTCGGCACGGTCAAGACGCGGATGCGCGACGGGCTCACCCGGCTGCGCCAGTGCCTGGGAGGGGCCGTATGA
- a CDS encoding anti-sigma factor, with protein sequence MSILGRLVRREDPHSLAAPYALDALEPGERRRFEKHLAGCDRCAAEVRDLAEDAVRLAWSAAVPAPAALRERVLAAVRTTPQEQAPALEGPRRLPPHVWGVQPPPGRSHAPGRRPLFAPFATATATAALVVASLFAVQAHRTGDRLAAEQDRAREIAHVLAAPDARAASSVDARGRRIGVIASASGRDAVVTLSGYGAPAGGRVHQLWLVRPRAQPRSLGLFTGDTPLVARSLDTSSTSLAVTVEPDGGSTRPTGQPIVQLTLESVGFGE encoded by the coding sequence ATGAGCATCCTCGGCAGACTGGTGCGCCGCGAGGACCCGCACTCGCTCGCCGCGCCCTACGCGCTCGACGCCCTCGAACCGGGCGAGCGGCGCCGCTTCGAGAAACATCTGGCGGGCTGCGACCGCTGCGCCGCCGAGGTGCGGGACCTCGCCGAGGACGCGGTGCGGCTCGCCTGGTCCGCGGCGGTCCCCGCGCCGGCCGCCCTGCGCGAGAGGGTGCTGGCCGCCGTGCGCACCACCCCGCAGGAGCAGGCGCCGGCCCTGGAGGGACCACGTCGGCTGCCGCCGCACGTCTGGGGCGTCCAGCCACCGCCGGGACGGTCGCACGCCCCCGGCAGGCGCCCCCTGTTCGCGCCGTTCGCCACGGCCACCGCCACCGCCGCCCTCGTCGTCGCCTCCCTCTTCGCGGTCCAGGCGCACCGCACCGGTGACCGGCTGGCCGCCGAGCAGGACCGGGCACGTGAGATCGCCCACGTTCTCGCCGCTCCGGACGCCCGCGCGGCGAGCAGCGTGGACGCGCGGGGGCGCCGGATCGGAGTGATCGCTTCCGCTTCCGGACGGGATGCCGTCGTCACCCTCAGCGGGTACGGCGCACCGGCCGGCGGGCGCGTACACCAGCTCTGGCTCGTGCGTCCCCGTGCGCAACCGCGCTCCCTGGGGCTCTTCACGGGCGACACGCCCTTGGTCGCGCGGAGTCTCGACACCTCCTCGACGTCACTCGCCGTGACCGTCGAACCTGACGGCGGCTCAACACGGCCCACCGGCCAGCCGATTGTCCAACTCACCCTGGAATCGGTCGGATTCGGAGAGTAG
- a CDS encoding CaiB/BaiF CoA transferase family protein — translation MDQPMDPHAPESQPLPQPLPLAGITVVAVEQAVSAPFATRQLADLGARVIKVERVDGGDFARGYDTAAGGLASHFVWCNRGKESVALDLKDPRGLDVVRRLVADADVFVQNLAHGAAARLGLDAATLCAAHPRLVAVDISGYGGSGPYADKRAYDMLVQCEAGLVSVTGTPEQPVKAGIPAADIAAAMYAFSGVLAALVRRGTTGRGGPVEVSMLEALAEWMGHPLHHAMHGGEPPARTGLAHAVIAPYDAYPTADGGRVLLSVQNDREWRRLAGQVMGRPELGTDPAYATNAARVAHRERTDSLVARALGALGTEEALARLEKAGIACARLRDLHELAEHPQLAARERWRQVGSPAGPLKALLPPITMPGGDEARMGDVPALGQHTGALLRAVGMTDDDIAALRRDGVAA, via the coding sequence ATGGATCAGCCGATGGACCCGCACGCGCCCGAGAGCCAGCCCCTGCCCCAGCCCCTGCCTCTGGCGGGCATCACCGTCGTCGCCGTCGAACAGGCCGTGTCCGCGCCCTTCGCGACCCGGCAACTCGCCGACCTGGGCGCCCGGGTCATCAAGGTGGAGCGGGTCGACGGCGGCGACTTCGCGCGCGGCTACGACACGGCGGCCGGCGGTCTCGCCTCGCACTTCGTGTGGTGCAACCGCGGCAAGGAGTCCGTGGCCCTGGACCTGAAGGACCCGCGCGGCCTCGACGTCGTACGGCGGCTGGTCGCGGACGCGGACGTGTTCGTGCAGAACCTGGCGCACGGCGCGGCGGCCCGGCTCGGCCTGGACGCGGCCACGCTGTGCGCCGCGCACCCGCGGCTGGTCGCCGTGGACATCTCGGGGTACGGCGGCTCGGGACCGTACGCGGACAAGCGGGCGTACGACATGCTGGTGCAGTGCGAGGCGGGGCTGGTGTCGGTGACCGGGACGCCGGAGCAGCCGGTGAAGGCGGGGATCCCGGCGGCGGACATCGCGGCGGCCATGTACGCGTTCTCGGGGGTCCTGGCCGCGCTCGTGCGGCGCGGGACGACCGGGCGGGGCGGTCCGGTGGAGGTGTCGATGCTGGAGGCGCTCGCCGAGTGGATGGGGCATCCGCTGCACCACGCGATGCACGGAGGCGAGCCGCCGGCGCGCACCGGGCTCGCGCACGCCGTCATCGCCCCGTACGACGCCTATCCGACGGCGGACGGCGGGCGGGTGCTGCTGTCGGTGCAGAACGACCGGGAGTGGCGGCGGCTGGCCGGACAGGTCATGGGCCGCCCCGAGCTGGGCACGGACCCGGCGTACGCGACCAACGCGGCCCGGGTGGCGCACCGGGAGCGGACCGATTCCCTGGTCGCGCGGGCGCTGGGGGCGCTGGGCACCGAGGAGGCCCTGGCGCGGCTGGAGAAGGCCGGCATCGCCTGTGCGCGGCTGCGGGATCTGCACGAGCTGGCGGAGCATCCGCAGCTGGCGGCCCGGGAGCGGTGGCGTCAGGTGGGTTCGCCGGCCGGGCCGCTGAAGGCGCTGCTGCCGCCCATCACGATGCCGGGCGGGGACGAGGCACGGATGGGCGACGTGCCCGCGCTCGGGCAGCACACCGGGGCGCTGCTGCGCGCCGTGGGGATGACGGACGACGACATCGCAGCGCTGCGCCGGGACGGTGTGGCGGCCTGA